From Companilactobacillus heilongjiangensis, one genomic window encodes:
- a CDS encoding DUF951 domain-containing protein, whose product MFKLGDIIVMKKPHACGENRWEVIRLGADIKVKCLGCGHIVMIPRAEFKKKFKKVLTQADQVKPENEEHYLKQNQLMPSNFIKRNEE is encoded by the coding sequence ATGTTTAAACTTGGAGATATTATCGTAATGAAAAAGCCCCATGCATGTGGGGAAAATCGCTGGGAAGTTATTCGCTTAGGTGCGGATATTAAAGTTAAATGCTTAGGTTGTGGACATATTGTTATGATTCCACGAGCTGAATTCAAGAAGAAATTCAAGAAAGTTTTAACTCAAGCTGACCAGGTCAAACCTGAAAATGAAGAACATTATTTGAAACAAAATCAATTAATGCCATCAAATTTTATTAAAAGAAATGAGGAATAA
- the ychF gene encoding redox-regulated ATPase YchF — translation MALTAGIVGLPNVGKSTLFNAITKAGAEMANYPFATIDPNVGMVEVPDKRLSRIDSLIPAKKLIHTTFEFTDIAGIVKGASKGEGLGNKFLENIRQVDAIIHVVRAFDDDDITSVTGTVDPLDDIETINLELGLADLDSVNKRYTRVEKAAKSAKDKEAQAEFAVLEKIKPVLEEGGSVRSIDFDEDEEKIVKGLFLLTSKPVLYVANIAEDDMADPEASKYYKVIEDYAKKENAQVIGVSAKTEEEIAELDDDERKEFLEAEGVTESGLDKLIRASYKLLGLRTFFTAGGKETRAWTFHEGMKAPQVAGIIHSDFERGFIRAEVMAYSDLDELGSEKAVKEAGKLRVEGKDYEVQDGDIIEFRFNV, via the coding sequence ATGGCTCTAACTGCCGGAATCGTCGGACTACCCAATGTTGGTAAGTCAACTTTATTTAATGCTATTACAAAAGCTGGTGCAGAAATGGCCAACTATCCTTTCGCTACTATTGATCCTAACGTTGGAATGGTTGAAGTACCGGATAAACGTCTATCAAGAATCGACTCATTGATTCCTGCTAAAAAATTAATTCACACAACTTTCGAATTTACTGATATCGCTGGTATCGTTAAAGGTGCTAGTAAAGGTGAAGGACTTGGTAACAAGTTCTTGGAAAATATTCGTCAAGTTGATGCCATTATCCACGTTGTTCGTGCTTTTGATGACGATGATATTACTAGTGTTACAGGTACAGTTGACCCACTAGACGATATTGAAACAATTAATCTTGAACTTGGTTTAGCCGATCTTGACAGTGTCAACAAGCGTTATACACGTGTTGAAAAAGCTGCTAAGAGTGCTAAAGATAAAGAAGCTCAAGCTGAATTTGCTGTACTTGAAAAGATCAAACCAGTCCTTGAAGAAGGCGGCTCAGTTAGATCAATCGACTTTGATGAAGATGAAGAAAAAATCGTTAAAGGTTTGTTCTTGTTAACATCAAAACCTGTTTTGTACGTAGCTAACATTGCTGAAGATGACATGGCTGATCCAGAAGCTTCGAAGTATTACAAAGTCATTGAAGATTATGCTAAAAAGGAAAACGCTCAAGTTATCGGAGTTTCAGCTAAGACTGAAGAAGAAATTGCTGAATTGGATGATGACGAAAGAAAAGAATTCCTTGAAGCTGAAGGCGTTACAGAATCTGGTCTTGATAAGTTGATCAGAGCCAGTTACAAGCTATTAGGCCTAAGAACATTCTTTACCGCCGGTGGTAAGGAAACACGTGCTTGGACATTCCATGAAGGTATGAAAGCACCACAAGTTGCAGGTATTATTCACTCTGACTTTGAACGTGGATTCATTCGTGCTGAAGTTATGGCATACAGTGATCTAGACGAATTAGGTAGTGAAAAAGCTGTCAAAGAAGCCGGTAAATTACGTGTTGAAGGTAAGGATTACGAAGTTCAAGACGGTGATATCATCGAATTCCGCTTCAATGTCTAA
- a CDS encoding DUF1129 family protein, with protein MAEDLREKNKQAAEKQKVVSAKNEKKEEVKSEIYSANADDLRKKLSNKNAEYIFKLNKYLMDDGFKEDEAKAEIDKLLPEIIENQIKGIPANQLYGPVTQRAQSITHPVKKPKKTPFWASWLDTSLLFFSLFGLLYGVVALTGNGSKNDPNSQTGIITLIVLSAMWGALLSWFNNQMKKPKSERPGWGITIGYLVVGMVFMFVFLAAMSVIPTTINPPLNAIGYFIAAIVAFGGRFLFRSMTGYKERSFF; from the coding sequence ATGGCTGAGGATTTAAGAGAAAAGAATAAACAAGCTGCTGAAAAGCAAAAAGTTGTTTCAGCAAAGAATGAGAAAAAAGAAGAAGTTAAGAGCGAAATCTACAGTGCCAACGCTGATGATTTGCGCAAAAAGTTGAGTAACAAGAATGCAGAATACATTTTTAAACTCAATAAATACTTGATGGACGATGGATTTAAGGAAGACGAAGCCAAGGCAGAAATTGACAAGTTGTTACCAGAAATCATCGAAAACCAAATTAAAGGTATCCCAGCAAACCAATTGTATGGACCTGTAACACAAAGAGCTCAATCCATAACTCATCCAGTTAAGAAACCTAAGAAGACACCATTCTGGGCTTCATGGCTAGATACTTCATTGTTGTTCTTTTCATTGTTTGGATTGCTATATGGGGTTGTCGCATTGACAGGAAACGGTTCTAAGAATGACCCTAACAGTCAAACAGGTATCATCACGTTGATTGTCTTATCAGCTATGTGGGGTGCTTTATTATCATGGTTCAACAACCAAATGAAGAAACCTAAATCTGAAAGACCAGGCTGGGGAATTACAATCGGCTACTTAGTAGTCGGAATGGTATTCATGTTTGTATTCCTAGCAGCAATGTCAGTAATACCAACAACAATCAACCCACCTCTAAATGCAATCGGCTACTTTATTGCAGCAATTGTAGCATTCGGTGGAAGATTCTTGTTCCGTTCAATGACAGGATATAAAGAGAGATCGTTCTTTTAG
- a CDS encoding nuclear transport factor 2 family protein, whose product MNNEQTNEIITLEKNALNKWFKGDTSGYLNLWSQKNFTYFDSFMNHRVDTYAEIKKFVLGNVEGKLFADTYDFRDPRVQLNSDTAILTYQLFAETSLNDMRYNCIEIYQREGDDWKVVHSTWSIIRPMDVNFDAKKPLV is encoded by the coding sequence ATGAATAACGAACAAACAAATGAAATTATAACTTTAGAAAAAAACGCCCTAAACAAATGGTTCAAAGGCGATACATCAGGATATCTAAATCTCTGGTCACAGAAAAACTTTACATATTTTGATAGTTTTATGAATCACCGTGTCGATACATATGCAGAGATTAAAAAGTTTGTTCTCGGAAACGTTGAAGGTAAACTATTCGCCGATACATACGATTTCAGAGATCCACGAGTACAACTAAACAGCGATACAGCCATTTTGACTTACCAATTATTTGCCGAGACATCATTGAACGATATGCGTTACAACTGTATTGAAATTTACCAACGTGAAGGCGACGACTGGAAAGTGGTTCATTCAACATGGTCAATCATCCGACCAATGGACGTGAATTTCGATGCTAAAAAACCTTTAGTCTAA
- a CDS encoding LysR family transcriptional regulator produces MNDRDLMYFCKLIELGSYTKTATFYEVTQPTISSAIKRLAQKYNDPLITQKNRKSKLELTAAGTILYQKGLKIISDIKSLNHDVEHANDKKIRIAFSGIAGGFYMPDIVVEFYKAGISSMLDPTFVRSSSALKNLSNGKVDVAVYSWNVPFNDPKYYLRTLETTEFVVIVKSDDPLAGLDNIPISTLREFNFIARSRGYLTTEALLETCHKEDFQPNIIYNSTTMELMISLVQRGMGAAFVPENRIKNIPGISIIHINHEHRMYSYSQIAMRKSFIPNKYQRKGIEILRNFRK; encoded by the coding sequence ATGAATGACAGAGATTTAATGTATTTTTGTAAACTGATTGAATTGGGTTCTTATACTAAAACTGCAACTTTTTATGAAGTTACTCAGCCAACGATTTCTTCGGCAATTAAGCGTCTAGCTCAAAAGTACAACGACCCGCTGATTACACAAAAAAACCGCAAAAGTAAGCTTGAACTTACTGCTGCGGGTACTATTCTTTATCAAAAAGGTTTAAAAATTATTAGTGATATCAAGAGTCTGAATCACGATGTCGAACACGCTAACGACAAGAAAATTCGGATTGCCTTCTCTGGTATTGCTGGTGGATTCTACATGCCCGATATTGTCGTGGAATTTTATAAAGCGGGGATTTCTTCCATGCTTGATCCAACTTTTGTCCGCTCTTCTTCGGCTTTGAAAAATCTTTCTAACGGTAAAGTTGATGTCGCTGTCTATTCTTGGAACGTCCCTTTTAACGACCCCAAATACTATCTACGAACGCTGGAAACTACCGAATTTGTTGTCATAGTTAAATCGGACGACCCTTTGGCTGGACTGGATAATATTCCGATTTCTACTTTGAGAGAGTTCAATTTTATTGCCCGTTCGCGTGGCTATTTAACGACTGAGGCACTATTGGAAACTTGTCATAAAGAGGATTTTCAACCCAATATTATTTATAATTCTACGACCATGGAATTGATGATTAGCTTGGTCCAACGTGGTATGGGTGCTGCTTTTGTGCCGGAAAATCGGATTAAAAATATCCCTGGAATTTCAATTATTCATATCAATCATGAACATCGTATGTATTCTTATTCTCAAATTGCTATGCGGAAGAGTTTCATCCCTAATAAATATCAGCGTAAGGGTATCGAGATATTACGTAATTTTCGAAAATAA